TGGTTTCGGTTGCGTGGACCGGGTTGGCAGGGACGGATGGCGCTCAATGCCTTGGGTGCCCTCTCCACCTTCGTGGTGTTGTTGGTGATCATCGTGAGCAAGTTCACGGAAGGCGCCTGGACAGTCGTGATTGCTCTGCCTCTGGTGGTGTGGGGGCTCGCCATGATTCGTAGGCGCTATCGCGAGGTGCTGGCTTTACTGGCGCCTGACCTATGCATGGAGCCTCTTTTTTTAGAGCCGAAGGCTTTGTTGCCAAGCCATCACGCCATCGTTTGGCTTAATGATTTCAACCAGCCGTCCTTTGAAGCCGTGCGTTACGCCTGTTCCATCGCCGACAAGGTGACGGCTGTGATGGTGTTGGCGGATCAACAGGATGCTGATCAGATCGGTGTCGAATGGGATCGTTGCGCTGGAACGCAAACCGGCGCCCTGAACTTCCAATGTCTTGAGAGTCCGTTCAGCTCGCTTCTGCAGCCCTTTTGTGATTTTGTTGTTGAGCAGGAGCGGAATCATCCTGAGCTCTGTACGACGGTGGTGATGCCAGTGGTCGTGCCACGGGATCGATTGGATCAAACCCTTCTGAATCAGCGGGCCTTGAATTTGTTTACCGCTCTCTCTGCTGGTAAGAGTCGCGTCTTTTCGATTGTGCGCTTTTACATTTCGCCTGCCAGGACGAGAGACAACGCCGCCTTGGCAGCATGGCCTGATGTTGTGGTGGAGCCAGATCATGCCTGACTCACGCGATCTCCAGCTCAGTTCGTATGACTACGTTCTGCCGCAAGACCGAATTGCGCAGGCGCCGGTTGAGCCGCGGCACGATGCCCGTCTGCTGGTGGTGCCCCCTGCAGAGCGCTCCTTGTCTGAGCTGAGGCACCAACGCGTCTGGGACTGGCAGCAGGAGTTGCAACCCGGCGATCTTTTGGTGGTGAATGACACCCGCGTCCTGAAGGCGCGTCTGCGGGTGCGGCGCAGCGGCGGCGGTTTGGCTGAATTGCTCGTGCTCGAGCCCCGTGGGGAGGGGCGGTGGTTGTGTTTAGCGAGGCCTGCCAAACGCATGCAGCCTGGTGATCAGCTGTGGATCGAGGCTTTGGAGCAAGAACCGCTGCCCTTAGCGGTGCTGGCGAGCGATGCTGCCACTGGAGGCAGGGTCGTTCAGTTTCCTCCGGATTGTGTTGATGCTCTCGCGCTTGAGAAACTGTTGGATCGCTACGGAGAAGTTCCGCTTCCGCCTTACATCACACGCCATAACAGCTCGGATGAAGAGCGCTATCAAACCCGATACGCCGCACGCCCAGGAGCGGTCGCCGCTCCGACGGCGGGCCTTCATCTCAGCGATGCCTTGCTCGCAGCGATTGCTGAGCGGGGTGTCGCCTTGGCTCATGTCACCCTGCATGTTGGCTTGGGCACCTTTCGGCCCGTGGAAACAGAGGATCTGAGCGATCTCACCCTGCACAGTGAGTGGGTGGAGGTGCGTACGGAGGTGGTGGAGGCCGTTTCGGCCTGTAG
The window above is part of the Synechococcus sp. WH 8020 genome. Proteins encoded here:
- the queA gene encoding tRNA preQ1(34) S-adenosylmethionine ribosyltransferase-isomerase QueA; the protein is MPDSRDLQLSSYDYVLPQDRIAQAPVEPRHDARLLVVPPAERSLSELRHQRVWDWQQELQPGDLLVVNDTRVLKARLRVRRSGGGLAELLVLEPRGEGRWLCLARPAKRMQPGDQLWIEALEQEPLPLAVLASDAATGGRVVQFPPDCVDALALEKLLDRYGEVPLPPYITRHNSSDEERYQTRYAARPGAVAAPTAGLHLSDALLAAIAERGVALAHVTLHVGLGTFRPVETEDLSDLTLHSEWVEVRTEVVEAVSACRARGGRVIAVGTTSVRALEAAAAAGGGTLQPLKGPVDLVIQPGYRFRVVQGLLTNFHLPKSSLLLLVSALIGRDQLLQIYDAAIEEMYRFYSYGDAMWISPEAVLLGARPE